The window GATTTTTCTGCATTTGAATTCAGTTGAAAATGTGCAAATCCTTTCTTTGGTCAGACAACGGTCCGGCGGGGACGTCGAGGTTTGCGCCGCCTCTTTCTTCTTTTTTCAGCAGGGATTTCATCTGCGGGCTGCTCCGAAGATAATACAGGAGGGGCCGCTAAAAGGAAGGTTTCCCACCATTCCAGGTGTATTCGGTCTTCCCTTCTCATCTCCGCTATAAGACGGAGATACACCAGAGATTCTCCAAATTCAGGCCTGCTGATAATGGAGGCCGGGCGTCTTGGTGGCATTCTGTGCAGAGAAGCCTGGAGAGCAAGAATAGCTCGCAGTCGACCGCCAACCCGTCCCGGAACGGATACGGTTCTGGAGATTTCTTCCATGAAAATTGCGCATATTTCATCCAGTGCCTGATGATGGGGAATGCCGTCACAGTGGCGTACAAAGGCTGCTTTTTCCAAACCAGGGCCAAAGAGGGCTGCAAGAAAGAGCGTCGGTGATGCAGGCGTACCATTCCGATATAGTTGATCGATGTACCCGAGATTTTCTTCCAGTAACACCATGCGATGGCTGTTTCCATAAATCCAGCGACCGAGATTGGGGAAAAGGGCTGCAAGAAGACCGGCCTTCTCCAGGAGATTAAAGGTTGGTCGGGCAGACCCAAGGAGGAAGAGTTTCTGTATCTCCTCATAAAGCCTTGCCGGAGAAACACGGGAAATAATGGAAGAGATCTCACAGATACTTTCCCAGGCATTGGGTTCTATAACAAAATCATGGGATGCTGCAAACCGGACTGCACGGAGCATTCGCACGGGGTCTTCCGTAAATCGGACACGAGGGTCGCCGATGGGATTAATTAACCGTTGCCGTAGGTCGCTCAGTCCGGTGCTGTAGTCAATAACTGAAAAATTTGCGATATTGTAAGCGAGGGCGTTGATGGTAAAATCACGGCGAAGAGCATCTTCCTCCGGCGTCCCAAAAACGTTGTCCACAAGAACCATGCCGTCCTCATCCTTAATGTGGCGTGGAAGACTTTTTTTATGGCCCGCCTCTTCCATATCCAGGGTATCGGATGGAACAGCAGCCCGTCGGAATGTAGATACCTCCACAATTTCATCCCGAAAATGAAGATGTGCCAATCTGAAACGGCGACCTATGAGACGACAATTACGAAAAAGTCTTTTGATCTGGCTGGGTGTGGCATTTGTACCTATGTCAAAGTCCTTGGGTGTTCGTCCCAGGAGCAAGTCACGGACACATCCGCCCACCAGGAAAGCAATAAAACCGCGCGAATGGAGCCGGTAGAGTGTGTACAAAGCATTCGGGCTCACATGTTTTCTTGATATGCGATGCTCTTTCCGGGGAATGATTTTTGGTTCCACGCCCTTCAACATAACATAACTGCTCGAAAAAGCAAAATCATCTTGCAATAGTATAATGACATATCCGGATTAATATTTTGTCTTTAGTCTGTCAAGTTTGATAATTGAATATTTTTTACAATATGCCTCCTTTATTTTACG of the Pseudomonadota bacterium genome contains:
- the pcnB gene encoding polynucleotide adenylyltransferase PcnB produces the protein MLKGVEPKIIPRKEHRISRKHVSPNALYTLYRLHSRGFIAFLVGGCVRDLLLGRTPKDFDIGTNATPSQIKRLFRNCRLIGRRFRLAHLHFRDEIVEVSTFRRAAVPSDTLDMEEAGHKKSLPRHIKDEDGMVLVDNVFGTPEEDALRRDFTINALAYNIANFSVIDYSTGLSDLRQRLINPIGDPRVRFTEDPVRMLRAVRFAASHDFVIEPNAWESICEISSIISRVSPARLYEEIQKLFLLGSARPTFNLLEKAGLLAALFPNLGRWIYGNSHRMVLLEENLGYIDQLYRNGTPASPTLFLAALFGPGLEKAAFVRHCDGIPHHQALDEICAIFMEEISRTVSVPGRVGGRLRAILALQASLHRMPPRRPASIISRPEFGESLVYLRLIAEMRREDRIHLEWWETFLLAAPPVLSSEQPADEIPAEKRRKRRRKPRRPRRTVV